ATGAGTTCAAGCCGGGAGCATGGCGCCTTTGGATAGACCGACTGGCTGATGGAGACTTTAATGATAAGCCCTTTCTCCTTTACACAAATTTGGACGTAAGCCACGAGAGCACAATGTGGTCACTGGGGACTCCGAGTTCTGCTGCATCGAAGATTCGGCTAAGTGAACGCCACCGAATCCCACCAGAGGTACGACCCGATCCAGCTAAAGTTCATGTACCCGCTTATCTCCCTGATGACTTCGAAGTCCGCCATGAGATTGCTAGGTTTTATGAAGCCCTGGCTATCCAGGATCTCCAAGTAGGTGAAATACTTAGGGCTCTGGAAGCCTCCGGAAAGAGCGAAGACACCTATGTGATATATTTGACTGATCACGGTCGTGGGCTTCCCCGCGAAAAGCGCTGGCCCTACGCAGCGGGAATTCATAACGCCCTCCTCATAAAGGGCCCTGAAATCCAACCAGGCCAGGTCAGCAAGGACCTAGTAAGCTGGGTCGACCTCGCTCCCACCATCCTTTCACTCGCTGACGTCGAGGCACCTTCAGACTACGAAGGCCAGGTGTTTTTAGGATCAGAACCCTGCCCACCGCGCGACTACATTTTTGCGGGACGCGACAGGATGGATTGTATTTACGATCGTGTCCGAGTAGCTAGAGTCTCCCACCACCGCGTCTTCTCGTTGAGAAAATCTAAAACTGTCGACACGCCCCAGTGTTTGAATAGTCCGAAGAGATAGTCTGACATGAGGAAATTTGTGCTCATTAGACGCAGTAAAGTCGCGTCACAAATCAGCCAAAAACCGCTCCGCTTCTCTGGACCATCGTTGGATGCGATCAGCTTTTCTACAGATTCTTGTATTCTGAGAAACGCATAGCCCGTCGAAGCTTTTACCGCGCCTGCGGGTGTCCCTAGATAGGAAAGAGCCCCCTTAGCTTTATTGTGTAATCCCGGCAGAACAGACATAGGTATCCGCCCCAATTCCCGATGCTGAATGCGATAGCTGACTCCTTCATATCGATCCGAAAGATAGCAGCTCAAACCCTTCGCATAGTGCTCCTCCTGCCATAACGATGCCCCAATCACGGTAAATTCGATGAGTGCCCGATTAGGCGCAAGTGGTAGCACATAGACAAATTGCACTTCTCCGTATTCAGTAGGGAGAAAATCCATCAGAGTTGCCGAATCCACGTCAAAACAGGCCGCGTCCGTCTCGACCTCCCACCCAAGAAAATGCTGCCATCGAGCACGGGGATCCTCCTGAACAATTTGCTCAGCATCGGCAAAAGTCTGAACAATTCGTTTCCCCCGGAATTCTTTTCCATTCTCTAGGGTAAGATTTCCTGATGGCTGGGCAGGAATGACACCTGCCTGAATAAAGTCTATCCGATCGTCCCAAGCAATCTGCTCTCAATAATAGGCGTAAAACGCATCGCTGCGAATCATGCAATAATCGCGACCTTTTAAATGCGTCTCTACCGTTTGGTTATGCTTGAGCACCGATGCACGCTTCCAACGCTTAGAGATTAGCCCGTCAAACGCGTGTTGGCTTCCGTCACGAAAGCACCATGTTCGATCATATTCCCTACGCCTTTCCGGATCGATCAACAAGATACGTTCGTCTGGGCCACGAGTCTCCAAAAGACGGACAGCTAAACTCAAACCCGCAAGACCTGCACCACAGATCACCCAGTCCCGGTCCACGGCCTGAGTTGAAAACTTCATTACAATGCTCCCTTGGGCAAAAACAAAAACAGGGGTATAAAAAAGAGCCACTGTACGACAAAAAACCCTTTCACAACCCAGTCTTTTTCTAACTCACGGGAGCTGAAAAATTCTAAGATCAGGCCAAACAAGAAGCCTAAGACCCACCAGGCAATATAGTTCTGGAGAGGCACATCGCCGCCAGCCCATGACCAGAAATCCAGCTCGATAGCGACAGGTTCGATAAAAAAATCCAACGCTACCATCAAGGTCGCGCCTAATGCACATCTCCTAATTTTTCCTATCTTCAGCGGCCTCAACCAGGCCAACACTCCCCAGACCAGCAATGCCCAGTTAATCCCAATCACCCAAGGCACTCCGGCAATCTTCCAGCCTAATGTCGCTCCATAGCTGTAGTCTCCGAACACTAGACCCGTCGCCACACCTGCGATTTCTGCGAGAATACCCAAGACGCCCACCAGGAGCAAAAGACCGTTATCGCGCACCGATAAGCGACTTTGGCAAAATACGACCACAAATAAGCAAAGTAGCAAATTTCCAGGCGTCACCCACTCGAACCAGTCCCGAAGAGGCGTGAAAAAGCCAATGGCACCCACCAGATGAAACACCACGAGGATATAGATGCCTAACCAAGTTTTTTTACTCATTATTTTGTTATAAAATATTTCTTTGCCGCATCTGCAGCAATTTTCGCTGATAGTAAGACCAGAGGAATGCCCCCCCCTGGATGCACACTGCCCCCGACAAAGAGCAGTCGATCAATACGGCTCGTGCGATTGGGATGGCGCAAGAAAGCAGCAAATTTGTTGTTTGAAGCAGCACCGTAAAGCGCACCACGGTAACTGTGTGTTTTCGCCTCAATCTCTGGGGGCGACAGTGTAGCTTCGGTCTCTATCAAAGATTCAACATCATCACCTAGGCGCTCAGAGAGTTTCTTCAATATAGCTTCCCGCGCCCGCGCCTTGTAGTCGTCCCAGTTCACGTTGGCATCATGAGGGGCATTGATCATGACAAACCAATTTTCCTTACCATACGGTGCGTCTGTCGCCTCGCACTTCGAGCTGATGTGGATGTAGACCGTAGGATCGGGCGACGGAGCTTTGCTTGAGAACAAACCATCAAACTCCGCACGGTAATCGTCTGCAAAAAAGATATTATGTAGTCCTAATTTGGAAAACTCTTTTGCAATCCCCCAATAAAAAATGAGCGCCGAACTCGAACGCTCCTGAGAAAGGGTTTTTTCCGGTGCAGGCTGATTCGGCAACAGTCTCCGGTATGTGGGAACCACATCCATATTGGAAACAATCAAATCGAAAGAGTGCGACACGCCGTCAACTAACACGCCTTTAGCCGCCCTTTCTGCCACCTCAATTTGCTCCACTGTTTTGTTGAAATGAAACTCAACTCCCATCTTCTCAGCCAATTGCTGAAGCACTCTCGGAATCGCGCGTATCCCTCCTTTCGGGAAAAAAGAACCTACACCATGCTCGAGGTGCGGGATCATCGTCAATAAGCCCGGGGCACGGTAAGGGTCCGAACCGTTGTAGGTGGCAAATCGATTGAAGAGCTGAACGAGCTTGGGATTATTGAATGCCCGACGGTTATGGCTATCCATCGTACCAAGCAAATCGACACGAAAGATCTCTTTCGCCAATTTGAGTGTCCTCAGATTCGTCCAAGTTGAAAATTCATTCAGTGGGTTTTCCAAAAAAACCTTCCCGAAATGCTGGTAAGCGTGTGCCGCTTCATCCAGATACTTCAGCACCCGTCCCGCGTCTTCGCCAAAAATCTCTGAAGCGGCCTGGGCAAATTGTTTAGGCTCAGCCGGTGCTTCGAAGTGCAGTCCATCGTTCCAGAAATAGCGGCAAGCAATCGACTCTTCAGCATACTCAAATGCGGCGGGGTCCTCACCCGCGACAGCAAATAAATCATCTACGAGCTCCGGTAAGGTAAACAAGCTCGGTCCAGCATCGAAGGTGTAACCTGCCTGCTCAAACCAGGTAGCCTTGCCCCCTGCCGAAGGACCCGACTCGAACACGGTAACGCGAAATCCCTGGGCCGCCAAACGCACGGATGTCGCCAGTCCACCTAAGCCGGCCCCAACGATACAGGCGGTAGGTCTGGCTGTATTTTCCATGAGCATGAAAATACGAGAGCAGATTCTCGTCCCCACGCAACCCAGACTAGTGCCAATTCTTTATCGACGACCGCAAAAACGCAGCAGGCTCAGTCCGAACCGCACGAACAACCGAGCTTAGCAGCACCTTGCCCGTGCGCGCAGCGTGCCCGGCGGCACAACATGAAATTTCTTGTATGCGCACTCGCGAGTAAGACACCACCGAGGACGTTAAACCCCGTAATCGCATTGAAGAGGTCTCCCTCAGCAACGGCCGCACAATGAGGGCAATACCCACCCGCGGCGATTTGGGAGTGACCCCACATCTCGTAAATTGTGATGCTCACCAGACAGGCGAGCCCAAACACACCCAATAAAAACACGGCATCGT
This genomic window from Opitutales bacterium contains:
- a CDS encoding sulfatase-like hydrolase/transferase, with the translated sequence IDTINRYSPSILRFDLRHQVLWDGCDFNFEPNPAFADEFKPGAWRLWIDRLADGDFNDKPFLLYTNLDVSHESTMWSLGTPSSAASKIRLSERHRIPPEVRPDPAKVHVPAYLPDDFEVRHEIARFYEALAIQDLQVGEILRALEASGKSEDTYVIYLTDHGRGLPREKRWPYAAGIHNALLIKGPEIQPGQVSKDLVSWVDLAPTILSLADVEAPSDYEGQVFLGSEPCPPRDYIFAGRDRMDCIYDRVRVARVSHHRVFSLRKSKTVDTPQCLNSPKR
- a CDS encoding carotenoid biosynthesis protein, with the translated sequence MSKKTWLGIYILVVFHLVGAIGFFTPLRDWFEWVTPGNLLLCLFVVVFCQSRLSVRDNGLLLLVGVLGILAEIAGVATGLVFGDYSYGATLGWKIAGVPWVIGINWALLVWGVLAWLRPLKIGKIRRCALGATLMVALDFFIEPVAIELDFWSWAGGDVPLQNYIAWWVLGFLFGLILEFFSSRELEKDWVVKGFFVVQWLFFIPLFLFLPKGAL
- the crtI gene encoding phytoene desaturase, whose protein sequence is MENTARPTACIVGAGLGGLATSVRLAAQGFRVTVFESGPSAGGKATWFEQAGYTFDAGPSLFTLPELVDDLFAVAGEDPAAFEYAEESIACRYFWNDGLHFEAPAEPKQFAQAASEIFGEDAGRVLKYLDEAAHAYQHFGKVFLENPLNEFSTWTNLRTLKLAKEIFRVDLLGTMDSHNRRAFNNPKLVQLFNRFATYNGSDPYRAPGLLTMIPHLEHGVGSFFPKGGIRAIPRVLQQLAEKMGVEFHFNKTVEQIEVAERAAKGVLVDGVSHSFDLIVSNMDVVPTYRRLLPNQPAPEKTLSQERSSSALIFYWGIAKEFSKLGLHNIFFADDYRAEFDGLFSSKAPSPDPTVYIHISSKCEATDAPYGKENWFVMINAPHDANVNWDDYKARAREAILKKLSERLGDDVESLIETEATLSPPEIEAKTHSYRGALYGAASNNKFAAFLRHPNRTSRIDRLLFVGGSVHPGGGIPLVLLSAKIAADAAKKYFITK
- a CDS encoding MerC domain-containing protein; the encoded protein is MSVATNKIDPRSHGWLDSLAIGMSMLCAVHCLLTPLLIVALPIIATTFWVSTNFHLWMLLLVVPTTSLAVFMGCRRHKDDAVFLLGVFGLACLVSITIYEMWGHSQIAAGGYCPHCAAVAEGDLFNAITGFNVLGGVLLASAHTRNFMLCRRARCAHGQGAAKLGCSCGSD